In Leptospiraceae bacterium, one DNA window encodes the following:
- a CDS encoding pyridoxal phosphate-dependent aminotransferase — protein sequence MRLREFFIEDRLEKYRLNSFCNLGESGIKNKNLDSLLQEIDFNFQEFKNITLDDSPNTGRKDLRETIASLYPNVHPDEVLITTGTGEALFILFQLICKPNSRVSLFSPAFQALYEIPSMLGCKIENIEVKDSLEIASLFNSKSDILVINHPHNPTGKILSDKELSFLKTEAPKFQGYIVFDEHYRFLHPTEDMFFSGAKLSEKTFTTGSITKCFGVMGLKIGWLIGDRNFLKKARSFKDYLTHTVSPITELLTLKILQKRKKLIEPIKKNLQKNIQYMKENFSKIYSIRSFHPPEGGVVSFPELRKGIQSEKYCDDLYENTGVFILPGKNFEKEGFVRVGFGESPEIFQNGIDLWIEFEKSYNLKEKK from the coding sequence TCAACTCTTTTTGCAACCTTGGAGAGAGTGGCATAAAAAATAAAAACTTAGACTCTCTTCTACAAGAAATTGATTTCAATTTTCAAGAATTTAAAAATATTACACTCGATGATTCTCCCAATACCGGAAGAAAAGACTTGCGAGAAACAATCGCATCTCTTTATCCCAATGTCCACCCGGATGAAGTTCTGATTACAACCGGAACCGGTGAAGCTCTTTTTATACTTTTCCAACTGATTTGTAAACCAAATTCCAGAGTTAGCTTATTCTCCCCTGCGTTTCAGGCTTTGTATGAAATTCCTTCCATGCTTGGTTGCAAAATTGAAAATATAGAAGTAAAGGACTCTCTTGAGATTGCCTCGCTATTCAATTCTAAATCGGATATACTTGTAATAAACCACCCCCACAATCCTACTGGAAAAATTCTAAGTGATAAAGAACTTAGTTTCCTGAAAACAGAGGCACCCAAGTTTCAAGGGTATATCGTATTCGACGAACACTATAGATTTCTTCACCCTACGGAAGACATGTTCTTTAGTGGAGCAAAACTATCAGAAAAAACTTTTACCACAGGCTCAATCACAAAATGCTTTGGAGTCATGGGGCTAAAAATCGGATGGCTAATAGGAGATAGAAACTTTTTAAAAAAAGCTCGCTCTTTCAAAGACTATCTTACCCATACAGTAAGCCCGATTACAGAGCTACTAACTCTTAAAATTTTACAGAAAAGAAAAAAATTGATCGAGCCTATAAAAAAAAATCTTCAAAAAAACATTCAGTACATGAAGGAAAATTTTTCAAAAATCTATTCTATTCGCTCTTTTCATCCTCCTGAAGGAGGCGTGGTGAGTTTTCCTGAATTAAGAAAGGGAATTCAAAGCGAAAAATACTGCGACGACCTATACGAAAATACGGGTGTATTTATACTTCCCGGAAAAAATTTTGAAAAAGAAGGATTTGTGAGAGTTGGTTTTGGAGAAAGCCCCGAAATTTTTCAAAATGGAATAGACTTATGGATCGAATTTGAAAAAAGTTATAATCTAAAAGAAAAAAAGTAG